A genomic segment from Drosophila miranda strain MSH22 chromosome 3, D.miranda_PacBio2.1, whole genome shotgun sequence encodes:
- the LOC108158434 gene encoding tctex1 domain-containing protein 2: MSRMQAITASVRTTNRMNALLSESMLSRRRAQNPEGEGGAGFEGGERNEKPKNDWKFFHTNFNMERAHKIIEDCIEERLLWDRFSRNYDSWRALQLVESLAAEIRDRVKKLNHSRHRIICLLSIVEKQNQGIYQRMCHLMDEKQDNFTQLVFERPTYFMIVVLYLVYKD; this comes from the exons ATGAGTCGCATGCAAGC GATAACCGCATCGGTTCGCACCACAAACCGGATGAACGCCCTGCTTTCCGAGTCGATGCTCAGCCGGCGGCGGGCCCAGAATCCGGAGGGCGAGGGCGGAGCTGGATTTGAGGGCGGCGAGCGCAACGAGAAGCCAAAGAATGATTGGAAATTCTTTCACACCAATTTCAATATGGAACGTGCCCACAAGATCATCGAAGATTGCATCGAGGAGCGTCTGCTGTGGGATCGCTTCAGCCGCAATTACGATTCTTGGCGCGCCCTGCAGTTGGTCGAGAGTCTGGCGGCCGAGATACGCGATCGGGTCAAGAAGTTAAACCACAGTCG GCATCGCATTATCTGCCTGTTGTCGATTGTGGAGAAGCAGAATCAGGGCATCTACCAGCGAATGTGCCACCTGATGGACGAGAAGCAGGATAACTTCACTCAGCTGGTCTTTGAGCGGCCCACCTACTTCATGATCGTTGTCCTGTATCTGGTCTACAAGGATTAG
- the LOC117188496 gene encoding uncharacterized protein LOC117188496 has translation MWNYGECRAPGLQQEESEILTSGPEPASTGGEEEEQLDLDAIYDELEALKQRLLLLRSKLVTSPKDQCQAQAAMEDTDESFFTAQSRQLVALRRQNCVLRCQLQSMAGHLNSSRKELKELDGWRCLVATRIQRMRRELDTFEEFKLQAIHHFGLCIERWEQHKACKVDSNVYQRRIRELIQHIDGRRVQMVPMHCHHQTFQQVRMEIIQTRLFLYNLFDCMLCYFHFFNRQFSLRTSTWTAIQKSITSFAPSSPPNSLRSEFRDSSEL, from the exons ATGTGGAACTACGGAGAGTGCCGGGCCCCGGGACTGCAGCAGGAGGAGAGCGAGATTCTGACCAGCGGACCCGAGCCCGCGAGCACTGGCGGCGAGGAGGAGGAACAGCTTGACCTGGACGCCATCTACGACGAGCTGGAGGCCCTGAAACAGCGTCTATTGTTGCTGCGCAGCAAGCTGGTGACCAGCCCCAAGGACCAGTGCCAGGCGCAGGCAGCGATGGAGGACACGGACGAGTCGTTTTTTACAGCACAGAGCCGTCAGCTGGTAGCCCTGCGGCGCCAGAACTGTGTGCTAAGGTGTCAGCTCCAGTCGATGGCCGGACACCTCAACAGTAGCCGCAAGGAGCTGAAGGAGTTGGATGGGTGGCGCTGCTTAGTCGCCACCCGCATCCAGCGGATGCGCCGGGAGCTGGACACCTTCGAGGAGTTCAAGTTGCAGGCCATCCACCACTTCGGGCTGTGCATCGAGCGCTGGGAGCAGCACAAGGCCTGCAAGGTGGACAGCAATGTGTACCAGCGGCGGATTCGGGAGCTCATCCAGCACATCGACGGCAGGCGGGTGCAGATGGTCCCGATGCACTGCCACCACCAAACTTTCCAGCAGGTGCGGATGGAGATAATACAGACCCGCCTCTTCCTGTACAATCTTTTCGACTGCATGCTCTGCTACTTCCATTTCTTCAACCGCCAGTTCAGCCTCAG gaccagcacatggaCTGCCATCCAAAAGTCAATTACCTCCTTCGCACCGTCCTCCCCACCCAACTCACTCCGCTCTGAGTTTCGCGATTCGAGTGAGCTTTGA